The Trichosurus vulpecula isolate mTriVul1 chromosome 4, mTriVul1.pri, whole genome shotgun sequence genome contains a region encoding:
- the TEKT1 gene encoding tektin-1: MAKLLQAPPKFLPPEWHIANKSQYNSTEAQRSKSERLVAESQRLVDEIEKITQRMQGDVNEKIEQRLDEIKFWKKELDDKLDQLVKETEVLFTFKTRLEKALESCQEPLYIAQKCLAYREQRVGIDLVHDELDRELVKEEEILQGVISLLQRTLEETSEQLRLNRAAKYNLEKDLKDKFVALTIEDFCCSLTNNNPDICYANNVVRIEPNSVSVDDWVDFSNVNMEKADKQRNNTLALEALIDRILSQTTNDLRRQFETVNVAFQNRIKQTKDAKDKLAMHLDKVMDEITSQENNIAVLNKAILDKEGPAKVAQTRLESRCHRPNVELCRDVVQCCLLKEVREITSNIGRLKDMLAQADAELKELSRRQLSLQEEIQVKENTLYIDEVLCLQMRKIILHHDF, from the exons ATGGCCAAACTGCTACAAGCCCCTCCCAAATTCCTGCCGCCTGAGTGGCACATCGCTAACAAAAGCCAGTACAACAGCACAGAAGCTCAGCGCTCCAAGTCTGAGCGCCTCGTGGCTGAGAGTCAGAGGCTGGTGGATGAGATTGAGAAGATAACCCAGAGAATGCAGGGTGATGTCAACGAGAAGATCG AGCAGAGACTTGATGAAATAAAGTTCTGGAAGAAGGAATTGGATGACAAACTTGATCAGCTCGTAAAGGAAACTGAAGTGCTGTTCACATTTAAGACAAGATTGGAGAAGGCTCTGGAGAGCTGCCAAGAGCCCTTGTACATTGCCCAGAAATGTCTGGCATATAG GGAGCAACGTGTCGGCATTGACCTAGTACATGATGAACTAGACCGAGAGCTGGTCAAGGAGGAAGAGATCTTGCAAGGGGTCATATCTCTGCTCCAGCGAAccctggaagagacctcagagcagCTCAG GTTGAACCGAGCTGCTAAGTACAACCTGGAGAAGGATCTGAAAGACAAATTTGTTGCTCTGACCATCGAAGACTTCTGTTGCTCGCTCACCAACAACAACCCTGATATCTGCTATGCCAATAATGTTGTCAGAATTGAGcccaa ctctgtgagTGTTGATGATTGGGTGGATTTCTCCAACGTTAATATGGAGAAGGCAGATAAGCAGAGGAACAACACATTGGCACTGGAGGCCTTGATCGACAGAATTCTGTCCCAGACGACCAATGACCTGCGTAGACAGTTTGAGACTGTGAACGTTGCCTTCCAAAACCggatcaaacaaacaaaagatgcCAAGGACAAATTGGCCATGCATCTAGACAAG GTGATGGATGAGATCACCTCCCAGGAAAATAACATTGCAGTTTTAAATAAAGCCATCCTTGACAAAGAGGGTCCTGCCAAAGTGGCTCAGACACGCCTTGAGTCTCGGTGCCATCGGCCCAATGTGGAGCTGTGCCGGGATGTGGTGCAGTGCTGCCTGTTGAAGGAGGTTCGTGAGATCACCAGCAACATTGGAAG GCTGAAGGACATGTTGGCCCAAGCTGACGCCGAGCTGAAAGAACTGAGCCGAAGGCAGCTGTCGCTACAGGAGGAGATCCAGGTGAAGGAGAACACGCTATACATCGACGAGGTCCTCTGCCTGCAAATGAGGAAGATCATCCTCCACCACGACTTCTGA
- the FBXO39 gene encoding F-box only protein 39, producing MDEESDLVQCHEQSCWASLPDVCLRRVFWWLGDRDRSRAALVCRKWNQTMYSADLWRCRTITFSGRPSRSHASEFESALWYVKKFGRYLEHLEIKFLNPYNAVLTKKFQVTMRGLLSCLGKSNSRLKSLSIQHLELDRLVWRSSIRTSFIKSLSFFLKKVSKHLDYLNLKGARLAVEQGCHVLSSLSHLRSESFASELNLEDYFSHHLAVYSSPQFNQTMAMFRSLVVLTLNYNCISDELLETLGENNASSLWTINIKCHIHDPHGQVIWGMSWAKLAKHAANLKVNFFFERVMKHERLTRILLQEIPVRSVSLRSCYFSDPDWSMRPTLTDLLPTYRHTLQKLTFEFNNNHESLDEELLYLILSCEKLFYFKIWAFLDVKFVERILQSQEEGKCMLRTLKVRIYINRYETNEEDRMLRDIYRKYRDLIDTEFNYFVIAYPMM from the exons ATGGATGAAGAAAGTGACCTGGTCCAGTGCCACGAACAGAGCTGCTGGGCCAGCCTGCCCGACGTGTGCTTGCGCCGGGTGTTCTGGTGGCTAGGAGACAGGGACAGGTCCCGGGCCGCGCTCGTCTGCAGAAAGTGGAACCAGACCATGTACTCCGCCGACCTGTGGCGGTGCCGAACCATCACTTTCAGCGGGAGACCTTCCCGGTCCCATGCGTCGGAGTTCGAGTCGGCTCTCTGGTATGTGAAAAAGTTTGGCCGCTACTTGGAGCACCTGGAAATCAAGTTCCTGAACCCATACAACGCTGTCCTGACCAAGAAGTTCCAAGTGACCATGCGGGGCCTACTGTCGTGCCTGGGCAAGAGCAACAGCCGTCTCAAGTCCCTCTCCATCCAGCACCTGGAGCTCGATCGGCTGGTGTGGAGGAGCAGTATCCGCACGTCCTTCATCAAAAGCTTGAGCTTCTTCCTCAAGAAGGTGAGCAAGCATCTGGACTACCTGAACCTGAAGGGGGCACGGCTGGCAGTGGAGCAGGGCTGCCACGTGCTCAGCTCCCTGAGCCACCTGCGCAGCGAGAGCTTCGCCTCGGAGCTCAATCTGGAAGATTACTTCAGCCACCACCTGGCTGTCTACAGCAGCCCCCAGTTCAACCAGACCATGGCGATGTTCCGGAGCCTGGTGGTCCTGACCCTCAACTACAACTGCATCTCGGACGAGCTGCTGGAGACCCTGGGCGAGAACAACGCCAGCTCCCTGTGGACCATCAACATCAAATGCCACATCCACGACCCCCACGGCCAGGTGATCTGGGGCATGTCGTGGGCCAAGCTGGCCAAGCATGCCGCCAACCTCAAGGTCAACTTCTTCTTTGAAAGGGTCATGAAGCACGAGCGTCTGACCCGAATCCTTCTGCAGGAGATTCCCGTCCGAAGCGTTAGCCTGAGAAGCTGCTACTTCAGTGATCCCGACTGGTCTATGCGGCCGACCCTCACTGACCTGCTACCCACCTACCGCCATACGCTGCAG AAATTAACTTTTGAATTCAACAACAACCATGAGTCTTTGGATGAGGAGCTTCTCTACCTCATCTTGTCCTGTGAGAAGCTGTTTTACTTCAAAATCTGGGCCTTCCTGGATGTCAAGTTTGTGGAGAGAATCctgcagagtcaggaagagggCAAGTGCATGCTTCGAACACTCAAG GTGAGGATTTATATAAACAGATATGAGACGAATGAAGAGGACAGAATGTTGCGGGACATTTACCGAAAGTACAGAGACCTGATCGATACAGAGTTTAACTATTTTGTCATCGCCTACCCCATGATGTGA
- the XAF1 gene encoding XIAP-associated factor 1 isoform X1 — protein sequence MEEDLQLCTNCEKKVPSAYFFLHEAHCLRFRAICPECKEVILKEEMKDHQENGHKQVQCSLCLQSMQKYLLDAHEAECPERLIKCEFCELAIPLSRLEEHETGCGGQTAPVLPAQLASHEALCMDWSKKPRKAGRKKVSCLKCRQDIPEGKLSQHWQDECHQFTELMRSFDVCPLKRPEQPSPVPWDAEPAQASTGERVVRSKKKDIHEFKMSLSSWPAQGKKEEEYDVLEGCFHCQILLPLPVLKQHEEKCRHLASQSNGRFWRRGFLVDLENP from the exons TGAAAAGAAAGTACCCTCTGCCTACTTCTTCCTCCATGAGGCCCACTGTCTGAGGTTTCGAGCCATCTGTCCAGAATGCAAGGAGGTGATCctgaaggaagagatgaaagacCATCAAGAGAATGGGCACAAGCAG GTCCAGTGCAGTCTGTGTCTACAAAGCATGCAGAAGTATCTACTAGATGCTCATGAG GCTGAGTGCCCAGAGCGCCTCATCAAATGTGAATTCTGTGAACTGGCCATACCACTCAGCCGCCTGGAAGAGCATGAGACCGGCTGTGGTGGCCAGACAGCACCTGTCCTCCCTGCACAGCTGGCCAGCCATGAAGCTCTCTGCATGGACTGGTCTAAAAAGCCCAGGAAAG CTGGCAGAAAGAAAGTTAGCTGCCTGAAGTGCAGACAAGACATTCCAGAAGGAAAGCTTTCCCAGCATTGG CAGGATGAATGCCACCAATTCACAGAGCTGATGAGATCCTTTGATGTCTGCCCGCTGAAGAGGCCTGAACAGCCTTCTCCAGTCCCATGGGACGCAGAACCAGCTCAAGCATCCACAGGAGAGAGGGTTGTCCGTTCAAAGAAGAAAGACATCCACGAATTTAAAATGTCATTAAGCTCCTGGCCTGCTCaaggcaagaaggaagaagagtatGATGTTCTGGAAGGCTGCTTCCATTGCCAAATCCTGCTTCCTCTGCCTGTACTGAAGCAGCATGAG GAGAAGTGCCGACACTTGGCTTCTCAGAGCAATGGAAGATTCTGGAGGAGAGGATTCCTGGTGGATCTGGAAAATCCCTGA
- the XAF1 gene encoding XIAP-associated factor 1 isoform X2 gives MEEDLQLCTNCEKKVPSAYFFLHEAHCLRFRAICPECKEVILKEEMKDHQENGHKQVQCSLCLQSMQKYLLDAHEAECPERLIKCEFCELAIPLSRLEEHETGCGGQTAPVLPAQLASHEALCMDWSKKPRKAGRKKVSCLKCRQDIPEGKLSQHWDECHQFTELMRSFDVCPLKRPEQPSPVPWDAEPAQASTGERVVRSKKKDIHEFKMSLSSWPAQGKKEEEYDVLEGCFHCQILLPLPVLKQHEEKCRHLASQSNGRFWRRGFLVDLENP, from the exons TGAAAAGAAAGTACCCTCTGCCTACTTCTTCCTCCATGAGGCCCACTGTCTGAGGTTTCGAGCCATCTGTCCAGAATGCAAGGAGGTGATCctgaaggaagagatgaaagacCATCAAGAGAATGGGCACAAGCAG GTCCAGTGCAGTCTGTGTCTACAAAGCATGCAGAAGTATCTACTAGATGCTCATGAG GCTGAGTGCCCAGAGCGCCTCATCAAATGTGAATTCTGTGAACTGGCCATACCACTCAGCCGCCTGGAAGAGCATGAGACCGGCTGTGGTGGCCAGACAGCACCTGTCCTCCCTGCACAGCTGGCCAGCCATGAAGCTCTCTGCATGGACTGGTCTAAAAAGCCCAGGAAAG CTGGCAGAAAGAAAGTTAGCTGCCTGAAGTGCAGACAAGACATTCCAGAAGGAAAGCTTTCCCAGCATTGG GATGAATGCCACCAATTCACAGAGCTGATGAGATCCTTTGATGTCTGCCCGCTGAAGAGGCCTGAACAGCCTTCTCCAGTCCCATGGGACGCAGAACCAGCTCAAGCATCCACAGGAGAGAGGGTTGTCCGTTCAAAGAAGAAAGACATCCACGAATTTAAAATGTCATTAAGCTCCTGGCCTGCTCaaggcaagaaggaagaagagtatGATGTTCTGGAAGGCTGCTTCCATTGCCAAATCCTGCTTCCTCTGCCTGTACTGAAGCAGCATGAG GAGAAGTGCCGACACTTGGCTTCTCAGAGCAATGGAAGATTCTGGAGGAGAGGATTCCTGGTGGATCTGGAAAATCCCTGA